A single window of Eleginops maclovinus isolate JMC-PN-2008 ecotype Puerto Natales chromosome 19, JC_Emac_rtc_rv5, whole genome shotgun sequence DNA harbors:
- the pkdccb gene encoding extracellular tyrosine-protein kinase PKDCC translates to MPGMGNSLRAAALLAFVVLSILVSLLISSVQQFGAGIYHFSNATVAGDEEEFASLRGALIYQLNERRKEIIPLLFLDGYENGESFYQRDQIQESYLDYSLWNEIMHGSRKAHMDEMDCQSLVDMQAVEVLGSGYTKLVVKVNLAGGQPVALKLVNEQGIDMGKCVEDFKDPQGCRELVSYKLKKEIVLLQRLQHPNVIKLKGHCAGDAGERRGEGGRVTVILEQGNPLQMIQLLQSPWEDRFRVCLDLVRLLHFLSQSPLGSVALLDFQPRQFVTVSGELKLTDLDDASAEETSCQTDADCTLQFPHRNFTLPCSAQGVCEGLNEKRNIYNAYRYFFTYLLPHQAPPGFTHLVDHIMNSTGELKADINQTLEAFEHILLLYKSGLHLDNLPPSIIRDYTVMRGMGTSGDTEYRCWPSYSQQGCVLSVHSAREAAYICNSHSQCNSFTLTGQKTWTGRLLASFRSSFSHLVPDGTSEVYVKQTKGPETSTV, encoded by the exons ATGCCCGGGATGGGCAACTCTTTACGCGCGGCTGCCCTCCTGGCTTTCGTGGTACTTTCTATTCTGGTGTCACTCTTGATTAGCAGCGTGCAGCAGTTTGGAGCAGGAATATATCACTTTTCCAATGCAACTGTTGCTGGTGATGAGGAGGAATTCGCATCGCTCCGCGGGGCGTTGATATACCAACTTAACGAGAGGCGCAAAGAAATCATTCCGCTGCTTTTTCTTGATGGTTATGAAAACGGGGAAAGTTTTTACCAACGTGATCAAATACAAGAGTCCTATTTGGATTACAGTCTGTGGAATGAGATCATGCATGGCTCCAGGAAAGCGCATATGGATGAAATGGATTGCCAGTCTCTGGTGGACATGCAGGCGGTGGAGGTCCTCGGGTCTGGATACACTAAACTGGTTGTCAAAGTGAATCTTGCTGGAGGTCAGCCTGTTGCGTTAAAACTCGTCAATGAGCAGGGGATCGACATGGGGAAATGTGTGGAGGATTTTAAAGACCCTCAAGGCTGCCGCGAActtgtttcttacaagttgaAGAAAGAAATAGTCCTGTTGCAGAGGCTGCAGCATCCTAACGTCATCAAG CTCAAAGGTCACTGTGCAGGAGATGctggagaaagaagaggagaggggggaagaGTCACAGTCATCCTGGAGCAGGGGAATCCTCTCCAGATgatccagctgctgcagagtcCCTGGGAGGACAGATTCAGG GTGTGTCTGGACCTGGTTCGgctcctccacttcctgtcccaaTCCCCTCTGGGCTCCGTGGCCCTGCTGGACTTTCAGCCCCGGCAGTTTGTAACCGTGTCCGGGGAGCTGAAGCTCACAGACCTGGACGACGCCAGCGCCGAGGAAACCTCCTGTCAGACAGACGCAGACTGCACCCTTCAGTTTCCACACAGAAATTTCACTCTGCCGTGTTCGGCACAGGGAGTCTGTGAGGGCTTGAATGAGAAGAGGAACATTTACAATGCCTATAG GTATTTCTTCacctacctgctgcctcaccAGGCCCCGCCTGGCTTTACACACCTGGTAGACCACATCATGAACTCCACAG GGGAGCTGAAAGCTGACATCAATCAAACGCTTGAAGCCTTTGAACACATCCTCCTGCTCTATAAGTCTGGCCTGCACCTGGATAACCTGCCTCCATCAATAATCAGAG ATTACACCGTGATGCGAGGTATGGGGACCTCAGGAGACACGGAGTACCGCTGCTGGCCATCCTACAGCCAGCAGGGCTGTGTGCTGTCCGTCCACAGCGCCAGAGAGGCAGCGTACATCTGCAACTCCCACTCTCAGTGCAACAGCTTCACTCTGACTGGGCAGAAGACATGGACAG GTCGCCTCCTGGCCTCTTTCAGGAGCAGCTTCAGTCATCTGGTGCCTGATGGGACATCAGAGGTGTATGTGAAGCAAACCAAAGGTCCTGAAACCTCCACAGTGTGA
- the disp2 gene encoding protein dispatched homolog 2, with translation MEACSKIGESTDAIVMDSPTDEMEIHEACQSGIPAVSLCPPDSECSTEAQLTVDQSDGELCDSCSSLGRPSSSCQLYHQVPQPGAYESQQNRICPHCNHYGPIKPNTCRDCHLNTTGPHAEGDVVMRAGHSRSSAHQTSNHGAVRCHWLHGSNESRTQKPTQRHVVTVRDGGLYYILRNYSQVIVDYPLAVLVGCAVLVLGCSLAGLFIGPLPDFSDPLLGFEPRGTYIGVRQSSLSELQENTGPGRKLSPLPQQLSKSFGGAISRDGGGSQDASRLRFKRMLARDSSPDTFLCDAPGKRLAQLVFRSENSASLWSLKAIHAMCEMEQSRIRSQAQFQDLCQQHLRGEAEGASRGGCCPSWSLGNYLAVLTNASCCLSLTSHQVSESLNLLRKCALHYHEGHLVEACVERPKHGGCSSVPSRCKQSRVVFQILHYLVDKDFLGPQTVEYQIPTLKYSLLFLPVDKGEHMMEIYMNSLEGRDLTYNNTTITGMDFGIKQKLFKYYLARDSIYPVLAVVSLLFTTALYLHSLFIVALSVIAIAGSLLTSYFFYKVAFRLTFFPLVNLSAALFLLGSCSNQVFIFADFWNQQLSQNPSASLEKRVNRALQEVGYLILASGLTSSAAFFSGYLSSITAIRCFSVYLGIASFISSILALVWLPCSFILRERYTEASSASVAVQGWKPCCSKNGGGFWDTSSRKRCLFVLGQKLRELKRGISDTSNLLFLKILPCGVVKFRYIWVCWFAVLAAGGVYMSCIDPCMKLPTLDSSVAKLFRSSHPFERYDAEYRHMFMFERQRNGEDKPVALMLVWGVKPTDNGDHFNPRSNSSLVLDQDFNMSQPDAQVWLRDLCGRIQNQSFYSPPPPEDKDVTTDNICLVEELIQWVSVRQCPESDESPNFCCNDISFPYTPSVFENCLSMMLAERYAEGHLAHSGGLYFQPDGRVAALVLAFKTTYHYSFNFSRTSLFYREILTWFNREISGAPQGLEKGWFISQLSLFDLQHVLSSETLVVAGFSVAITFALLLLTTWNIPLSIYGTIAVGGSVFVTISLLVLLEWQLSGIEALFISSAAGLSVDFVANYCISYTLAPHSDKIGKVAHSTKRMGCPVAIVSGAFFSMGIIMLPSTVLLFRKLGIFLFLVKCVACGFATFFFQSLCCFFGPQKNCGKITLPCFSDYNDGALTSCSAAEPGSSSASAANGAFGRSRMRRSYDKEAGGYLYPDPQRQERPKQSGAGGGGGRGPEQYELQPLAYRLSDSFENSTCTSKLSNRPSVLSDEIEYCGGDVGRNTMDGESEEMCSRQNKTSQQPAALQTSSPYKENTLRPVGGTMEDAAKDKLLCNTCRGQSGGMTHWSNTSFSSSSSMEDTIISHTLETIDQSSICKDDQTTEDCPHPYYNRSQSSCEVLEESNDIEPGPSNRQQNEAEEEFQLQPGHLNGKRDTLRLSLKDTVYQTCKGRTSQSEEVVIIPNSKPDLPDVWIKRDGQREDTC, from the exons ATGGAGGCTTGCTCGAAAATAGGAGAAAGCACGGATGCGATAGTGATGGATTCTCCTACAGATGAAATGGAAATTCACGAGGCTTGCCAAAg TGGGATCCCGGCGGTGTCTCTGTGCCCTCCTGACAGCGAGTGTTCGACAGAGGCCCAGTTGACAGTTGACCAGTCGGATGGGGAGCTTTGTGacagctgcagcagcctcgGCAGACCCTCTTCCTCCTGCCAGCTTTATCACCAA GTCCCCCAACCTGGGGCCTACGAATCGCAACAGAACCGGATATGTCCCCACTGTAACCATTACGGTCCAATCAAACCAAACACCTGCCGCGACTGCCATTTAAACACAACAGGGCCTCATGCAGAAGGAGATGTAGTGATGAGAGCGGGACACAGTCGTAGTTCTGCACATCAGACGTCTAACCACGGCGCGGTCAGATGTCATTGGCTGCATGGGTCAAATGAAAGCAGGACACAGAAGCCAACGCAGCGACATGTGGTGACAGTAAG GGATGGAGGACTCTACTATATCCTTAGAAA TTATTCCCAGGTGATAGTGGACTACCCATTAGCAGTGCTAGTGGGCTGTGCCGTGCTGGTGCTGGGATGCTCTCTGGCCGGACTCTTTATCGGTCCTCTGCCAGACTTCTCTGACCCGCTCCTG GGCTTTGAGCCACGGGGAACATACATTGGAGTCCGCCAGTCCAGCTTGTCCGAGCTGCAGGAGAACACCGGCCCTGGGAGAAAACTCTCTCCTTTACCGCAGCAGCTCAGCAAAAG TTTTGGGGGTGCTATCAGCAGAGATGGCGGTGGCAGTCAGGACGCCTCCAGGCTTCGCTTCAAGAGGATGCTGGCTCGAGACTCATCTCCTGACACGTTCCTCTGCGACGCTCCAG GCAAGCGTCTGGCTCAACTCGTGTTTCGATCTGAAAACTCAGCCAGTCTCTGGAGTCTGAAGGCGATCCACGCCATGTGTGAGATGGAGCAATCCAGG ATTCGCTCCCAGGCTCAGTTCCAGGACTTGTGCCAGCAGCATCTGAGGGGCGAGGCAGAGGGAGCATCCCGAGGTGGCTGTTGTCCGAGCTGGTCTCTGGGGAATTACTTGGCTGTCCTCACTAATGCGTCCTGCTGCCTCAGCCTCACCTCACACCAG GTGTCTGAGTCTCTGAACCTTCTTCGGAAATGTGCTCTGCATTATCACGAAGGACACCTAGTGGAAGCGTGTGTCGAAAGACCCAAACACGGCGGCTGTTCCTCCGTCCCCTCCCGCTGTAAACAATCCCGTGTGGTGTTCCAAATCCTGCACTACCTGGTTGATAAAGACTTTCTGGGCCCACAGACTGTTGAATACCAAATCCCCACGTTGAAGTACAGCCTTCTGTTCTTACCCGTCGACAAGGGGGAGCACATGATGGAGATATACATGAACAGTCTGGAAGGCAGGGATCTGACATACAACAATACCACCATCACTGGCATGGACTTTGGCATCAAGCAGAAGCTTTTCAAGTATTACCTTGCAAGAGATTCAATTTACCCCGTGCTAGCTGTTGTGTCTCTTCTTTTCACTACGGCTCTTTATCTCCACTCTCTCTTCATAGTTGCATTATCTGTAATAGCAATTGCAGGCTCCCTCCTGACCTCTTATTTCTTCTATAAAGTAGCATTTCGCCTGACTTTCTTCCCCCTGGTCAacctctctgcagctctatttCTCTTGGGAAGCTGCTCCAACCAGGTTTTCATTTTCGCTGATTTCTGGAATCAGCAGCTATCCCAGAATCCCTCAGCCTCCCTGGAGAAGAGAGTAAACAGAGCTTTGCAGGAAGTCGGCTATTTGATTTTAGCGTCAGGGTTGACCTCCAGCGCAGCATTTTTCTCCGGTTATCTCAGCAGCATCACAGCAATCAGATGTTTCTCTGTTTATCTAGGAATTGCCTCATTTATCAGCTCCATCTTGGCGTTGGTGTGGCTGCCGTGCTCTTTCATTCTGCGTGAGCGCTACACAGAAGCGTCTTCTGCATCTGTAGCAGTGCAGGGATGGAAACCATGCTGCTCCAAAAACGGTGGTGGCTTCTGGGACACAAGCTCACGCAAGAGATGCCTCTTCGTTCTCGGGCAGAAGCTGAGAGAATTAAAAAGAGGAATCAGCGACACTTCCAatttattatttctaaaaaTCTTGCCTTGTGGAGTGGTGAAGTTTAGGTATATTTGGGTGTGCTGGTTTGCAGTGCTCGCTGCGGGGGGTGTTTACATGTCCTGTATTGACCCCTGCATGAAGCTGCCCACCTTAGACAGCAGTGTGGCCAAGCTTTTCCGCTCCAGTCACCCGTTTGAAAGATACGACGCAGAGTATcgacacatgtttatgtttgagaGACAAAGGAATGGAGAGGATAAACCAGTTGCCTTAATGCTAGTTTGGGGTGTCAAACCAACTGATAATGGGGATCACTTTAACCCCAGGAGCAATAGTTCTTTGGTTCTGGACCAAGACTTTAACATGAGCCAACCAGATGCTCAGGTTTGGTTAAGGGACTTATGTGGACGCATTCAGAACCAAAGCTTTTATTCCCCTCCACCACCTGAGGATAAAGACGTTACGACAGACAATATCTGTCTTGTGGAGGAGCTAATCCAGTGGGTTTCTGTCCGACAGTGCCCAGAGAGTGATGAATCTCCTAATTTTTGCTGTAACGACATTTCTTTCCCCTACACTCCCAGCGTTTTTGAGAACTGCCTCAGTATGATGCTGGCGGAGAGGTATGCTGAAGGCCATCTGGCCCACAGCGGAGGCCTGTACTTCCAGCCAGATGGCAGGGTCGCAGCACTGGTGTTGGCCTTCAAAACCACATACCACTACAGCTTCAACTTCAGCAGAACCAGTCTTTTCTATAGAGAAATCCTGACCTGGTTCAACAGAGAAATATCAGGAGCTCCACAAGGTCTTGAGAAGGGCTGGTTCATCAGTCAGCTGTCTCTTTTTGATCTGCAACACGTTTTAAGCTCAGAGACTCTGGTAGTAGCTGGCTTCTCAGTAGCCATTACGTTTGCTTTGCTTCTTTTAACCACCTGGAATATCCCACTGAGCATTTATGGGACCATAGCTGTAGGGGGAAGTGTTTTTGTCACAATTAGCCTGCTTGTTCTTCTTGAATGGCAGCTGAGCGGCATCGAGGCTCTGTTTATTTCTTCAGCAGCAGGGCTCTCTGTTGACTTTGTTGCAAACTACTGCATTTCCTACACCTTGGCTCCTCATTCAGACAAAATTGGAAAAGTAGCCCACTCCACTAAAAGGATGGGATGCCCTGTAGCAATAGTTTCTGGTGCTTTTTTCTCTATGGGGATCATCATGTTGCCTTCCACGGTCTTGCTATTCCGAAAACTGGGGATATTCCTCTTTTTGGTGAAATGCGTAGCATGTGGATTTGCAACCTTCTTCTTCCAGtctctttgctgcttttttGGACCCCAGAAAAACTGCGGCAAGATCACTTTACCCTGTTTTTCAGATTACAATGACGGTGCGCTGACCTCTTGCTCTGCAGCAGAGCCCGGATCCTCATCAGCCTCGGCTGCTAACGGGGCATTTGGCAGATCTAGAATGAGGAGGAGTTATGACAAAGAAGCAGGTGGCTATCTGTATCCCGATCCCCAACGTCAGGAGAGACCGAAACAGAGTggagcagggggaggagggggccGAGGGCCAGAGCAGTACGAGCTGCAGCCATTGGCCTATCGACTAAGCGACAGCTTTGAAAACAGCACCTGCACCAGTAAGCTGTCCAACCGGCCGTCTGTGCTCTCTGATGAGATTGAGTACTGCGGGGGAGATGTGGGCAGGAATACCATGGATGGGGAAAGTGAGGAGATGTGCAGTCGTCAAAATAAGACCAGCCAGCAACCTGCAGCCCTTCAGACTTCATCTCCGTACAAAGAAAACACCCTGCGGCCTGTAGGAGGAACAATGGAAGATGCAGCGAAGGATAAGCTGCTGTGTAACACATGCAGAGGTCAGTCTGGTGGCATGACGCACTGGAGCAATACATCCTTCTCTTCATCTTCCAGCATGGAGGACACCATCATCAGCCACACATTGGAGACTATCGACCAGTCATCTATCTGCAAAGATGACCAAACCACAGAGGACTGTCCCCATCCATACTACAACAGGTCTCAGAGCTCCTGTGAGGTGCTGGAAGAATCGAATGACATAGAGCCTGGGCCTTCCAATAGGCAGCAAAATGAAGCAGAAGAAGAGTTTCAGTTACAACCAGGACATCTAAACGGGAAGAGAGACACACTTCGTCTCTCACTGAAAGACACCGTTTACCAGACTTGTAAGGGCCGCACCAGTCAGAGTGAAGAAGTTGTCATCATACCCAACAGTAAACCAGACCTGCCCGACGTTTGGATAAAGAGAGATGGACAGCGGGAGGATACATGTTGA
- the LOC134881239 gene encoding uncharacterized protein LOC134881239, producing the protein MLPSPTGPCQTSSRSLVFGLGHGITSEDGIITGTKLPTGRQILRCMLTKKPGANRALSQFEAAKVVLEHVRPFYKKANIPMVSDKRACHKMVDLVNANNKLRKISQAKRSSETTAKQLEKMECRHDATFPLWPPNVEKLIDNPEDLDFLASMKTDRVATFGVLDKKLQLKVKRREERQTAAAARQSRCEKELEEMTEMSSLVSESDEEPEEDTNTVCPTSEGEPSHKRKKTGTNVFIPHDILSRPSVVSLATSSYH; encoded by the coding sequence ATGCTGCCCTCACCAACTGGTCCCTGCCAGACTAGCAGTCGCAGCCTGGTCTTTGGTCTGGGCCATGGCATCACCAGTGAGGATGGCATCATCACCGGCACCAAACTGCCAACTGGTCGTCAGATCTTACGCTGCATGCTAACCAAGAAACCAGGTGCAAACAGAGCGTTGTCGCAGTTCGAGGCAGCCAAGGTTGTTCTGGAGCATGTGCGGCCATTTTACAAGAAAGCCAACATCCCAATGGTGAGCGATAAGCGTGCCTGCCACAAGATGGTAGACTTAGTCAATGCTAACAACAAGCTGCGGAAAATCTCCCAGGCCAAGCGCTCCAGTGAGACTACAGCGAAACAATTGGAGAAAATGGAGTGCAGACATGATGCCACATTTCCGCTGTGGCCTCCAAATGTTGAAAAGCTGATTGATAACCCAGAAGACCTAGATTTCTTGGCCAGCATGAAGACCGACAGAGTGGCCACATTTGGTGTATTGGACAAAAAGCTGCAGCTCAAGGTGAAGCGGCGAGAGGAGCGCCAAACTGCTGCAGCAGCCAGGCAGTCCCGCTGTGaaaaggagctggaggagatgaCGGAAATGTCCAGCTTGGTGTCGGAGAGTGATGAGGAGCCAGAGGAGGATACTAACACAGTCTGTCCAACATCTGAGGGCGAACCATCCCACAAGCGTAAGAAGACTGGAACAAACGTCTTCATTCCACATGACATCCTTAGCCGACCAAGTGTCGTGTCACTGGCTACTAGCTCTTACCATTAG